Proteins found in one Saccharopolyspora phatthalungensis genomic segment:
- a CDS encoding helix-turn-helix domain-containing protein, with protein MTDDMTIGERVAFYRQRRGLTQTVLAGLVGRSEDWLRKVEHEVLPLDRLSVLRRLAFALDISLGDLIGEPVLMAWADESGRRTVPALRVALMDHRQFLSGPQPGEPPRLDALAAEIAAQWGDYQNSRYARLTQRLPLLITDAQAACQHHGRGSDDGLRAHALAASAHQLATAFLTKLGEADLAAISASRGLAAAHTSGDDLMIGSLYRSVAHALLSIGEFEQAVALARAAADHLEPGLGDATPEYLSVYGMLHLVGAVASSRREDRADTTTFLTEADKAATRLGHDANHMWTAFGPTNVNVHRVTAAMELGDVQVAVDLGPRIDTHALPVERRVRHAIETARAYVRWNRANDALTLLLDAEQYAPEQVRYHRLSRILVREMIRLPRPAGHAIELAYRMGVHGTDPRRP; from the coding sequence ATGACCGACGACATGACGATCGGTGAGCGCGTGGCGTTCTACCGGCAGCGGCGCGGTCTGACCCAGACCGTGCTGGCCGGACTGGTCGGCCGCAGCGAGGACTGGTTGCGCAAGGTCGAGCACGAGGTGCTCCCACTGGACCGGCTGTCCGTGCTGCGCAGATTGGCGTTCGCCTTGGACATCTCCCTCGGGGACCTGATCGGCGAGCCGGTGCTGATGGCCTGGGCCGACGAGTCCGGTCGCCGCACCGTGCCCGCGCTGCGGGTGGCGCTGATGGACCACCGCCAGTTCCTCTCCGGCCCGCAGCCAGGCGAACCGCCCCGTTTGGACGCGCTGGCGGCCGAGATCGCCGCGCAGTGGGGCGACTACCAGAACTCCCGCTACGCCCGCCTGACCCAGCGCCTCCCGCTGCTGATCACCGACGCTCAGGCCGCCTGCCAGCACCATGGGCGGGGCAGTGACGACGGGCTGCGCGCGCATGCGCTGGCCGCCAGCGCCCACCAGCTGGCCACCGCGTTCCTGACCAAGCTCGGCGAGGCTGACCTGGCGGCGATCTCGGCCAGCCGCGGCCTGGCCGCCGCCCACACCAGCGGCGACGACCTCATGATCGGGTCGCTGTACCGGTCGGTGGCGCATGCCCTGCTGTCGATCGGCGAGTTCGAGCAGGCGGTCGCGCTCGCCCGCGCCGCCGCCGACCATCTCGAACCTGGCCTCGGCGACGCGACTCCGGAGTACCTATCGGTGTACGGGATGCTGCACCTGGTCGGCGCGGTCGCCTCGTCCCGCCGCGAGGATCGCGCCGACACCACCACTTTCCTCACCGAAGCCGACAAGGCCGCGACCCGGCTCGGCCACGACGCCAACCACATGTGGACCGCATTCGGCCCCACCAACGTCAACGTCCACCGCGTCACCGCCGCGATGGAACTGGGCGACGTCCAGGTCGCCGTCGACCTCGGCCCCCGCATCGACACCCATGCTCTGCCTGTCGAGCGCCGGGTCCGCCACGCCATCGAGACCGCCCGCGCCTACGTCCGGTGGAACCGTGCCAACGACGCCCTCACGCTACTGCTCGACGCCGAGCAGTACGCCCCCGAACAGGTCCGCTACCACCGACTCTCCCGCATCCTCGTGCGGGAGATGATCAGACTCCCGCGGCCCGCGGGCCACGCCATCGAGCTCGCCTACCGCATGGGCGTGCACGGCACCGACCCGCGCCGACCGTAA
- a CDS encoding DUF899 family protein — MRQTNLTTESSEYHEAREDLRQAEIDLMRHRERVAELRRELPSGPLLEDYTFEEGPADLDAGDTPTRTVRLSELFTEPGRDLVIYHFMYGKQQTQPCPMCTMWIDGFNGVAPHLAQNIDFAIVAAADLPTLRQHARNRRWTNLRLLSAASNAFKYDLASEDAEGNQDSTVSVFRRDDSGSVRHVYTTHPRMADDIGERGIDLLSPVWHVLDLTPMGRNDWYPSLSYRGVSSGVGPGR, encoded by the coding sequence ATGCGTCAAACCAATCTCACCACGGAGTCCTCCGAGTACCACGAAGCTCGCGAAGATTTGCGTCAGGCCGAGATCGACCTAATGCGGCATCGCGAACGGGTTGCCGAACTGCGACGTGAGCTACCGTCCGGGCCCCTCCTTGAGGACTACACCTTCGAGGAGGGGCCCGCGGATCTCGATGCCGGTGACACTCCGACGCGGACGGTACGGCTGAGCGAACTGTTCACCGAGCCCGGCCGGGACCTCGTCATCTACCACTTCATGTACGGGAAACAACAAACCCAACCGTGCCCGATGTGCACCATGTGGATCGACGGGTTCAACGGAGTCGCCCCGCACCTCGCGCAGAACATCGACTTCGCCATCGTCGCCGCGGCCGACCTACCCACCCTGCGGCAACACGCCAGGAACCGGCGGTGGACGAACCTGCGGCTGCTCAGCGCGGCTTCGAACGCCTTCAAATACGACCTCGCCAGCGAGGACGCCGAAGGTAACCAGGATTCGACGGTGTCGGTCTTCCGGCGCGACGACAGCGGCTCGGTGCGCCACGTCTACACGACGCACCCGCGGATGGCCGACGACATCGGCGAACGCGGTATCGACCTGCTCAGCCCGGTCTGGCACGTCCTCGACCTGACCCCGATGGGCCGGAACGACTGGTACCCGTCACTCAGCTACCGGGGCGTGAGTAGCGGCGTCGGCCCTGGGCGGTGA
- a CDS encoding YdcF family protein produces the protein METSELAQDLRADVETLWAYHDMGHRPRRCDVGIGLGSHDLGVAIHAAELYQQGMFPHIAFTGANAPTTIERFPRGEAVHYREHAISLGVPAEAILIETEATNTSQNLTNSRQVLADAGIQPASVMLISRPYQQRRAYATCRKVWPEVDVVCSARPLSLDEYIASIGDVNRVINMLVGDTQRITEYARRGFAIEQDVPEHVHAAYQRLVDAGFTSRLI, from the coding sequence ATGGAAACCAGCGAGCTTGCCCAGGACCTGCGCGCCGACGTCGAGACCCTGTGGGCCTACCACGACATGGGCCACCGGCCGCGCCGCTGCGACGTCGGCATTGGCCTCGGCTCCCACGACCTTGGCGTCGCGATCCACGCCGCCGAGCTGTACCAGCAGGGCATGTTTCCGCACATCGCGTTCACCGGCGCGAACGCACCGACCACGATCGAGCGGTTCCCCCGCGGCGAGGCCGTCCACTACCGCGAACACGCCATCAGCCTCGGCGTGCCCGCCGAGGCGATCCTGATCGAGACCGAGGCGACCAACACCAGCCAGAACCTCACCAACAGCCGTCAGGTCCTCGCCGACGCGGGTATCCAGCCCGCGTCGGTCATGCTGATCTCCCGGCCCTACCAACAGCGACGTGCCTACGCGACCTGCCGCAAGGTCTGGCCCGAGGTCGACGTCGTGTGCTCCGCCCGGCCGTTGTCGCTCGACGAGTACATCGCCAGCATCGGCGACGTCAACCGCGTGATCAACATGCTGGTTGGCGACACCCAGCGGATCACCGAGTACGCCCGCCGCGGCTTCGCCATCGAGCAAGACGTGCCCGAGCACGTCCATGCCGCCTACCAGCGCCTGGTCGACGCGGGCTTCACCAGCCGCCTGATCTAG
- a CDS encoding HD domain-containing protein, translated as MPDQRFAEIIAFAYETGHLKHTPRTGWLLGGVRNGESVAEHSYRVGVLAYVIAACEGANAERAATLGLFHDLPETRIGDIPSVGKKYVTTASAHELISEQTSGLPENLRDRIIAAIDEHESAKTGDATLEAQCSRDADKLECLLQAREYQREGYTQLDEWVRSSAEAMTTITGKALASAAMEVSPGEWWGSFASAVGRP; from the coding sequence ATGCCTGACCAGCGTTTCGCCGAGATCATCGCGTTCGCGTACGAAACTGGCCACCTGAAGCACACGCCCCGAACCGGCTGGCTCCTGGGAGGTGTGCGCAACGGGGAAAGCGTGGCTGAGCACTCCTACCGCGTCGGCGTGCTCGCCTACGTCATCGCCGCTTGCGAGGGCGCGAACGCGGAACGGGCAGCCACGCTTGGGCTCTTCCACGACCTGCCCGAGACCCGAATCGGTGACATCCCGAGCGTTGGCAAGAAGTACGTGACCACTGCCTCTGCCCACGAGCTCATCTCGGAGCAGACTTCGGGGCTACCCGAAAACCTCCGGGATCGGATCATTGCCGCCATAGATGAACACGAGTCGGCAAAGACGGGCGACGCCACGCTTGAGGCTCAGTGCAGCCGCGACGCCGACAAGCTGGAATGTCTGCTTCAAGCACGTGAGTACCAGCGCGAGGGCTACACCCAGCTCGATGAGTGGGTGCGCTCCAGCGCGGAAGCGATGACTACGATTACCGGTAAGGCGCTCGCCTCAGCTGCGATGGAGGTCTCCCCTGGAGAGTGGTGGGGCTCGTTTGCGAGCGCTGTTGGACGACCCTGA
- a CDS encoding B12-binding domain-containing radical SAM protein: MRDLRLSPRDRLVHAVAHVTDTMPAVDSPLWSAPLAQSDRVQAALRDCVNGRMVVVTGTLDRRLVLIEHEFGGGLAGGWTVADLSGQPHRTREWPTWVGDYITISDPDSWLSAAEITLEGRHRLLRPRLLLASLYHPENFPLPRFPLAISDLARAARATLLGHVELMDMQLGVSLEDILARIGTGETDIVGISATFGQHDLMTRLLDEITSAERPPLVVAGGSLTVRNERILLERYPNLIIGRGAGEPTIADVLSHWHDDIAVQHIRGAGYAGAARGEGTLSIGPRRRSAVVANRLQTDMWPELDLLDRTFVHNGVAQLETSRGCTNYCSFCPRDHKGQWAGTAPEALPWILTEIGAIADQHPHVSRTLYLVDEEFIGRGPAAVSRTLAVADTLHEAGFQWETSCRVDQAVRLDHDRAWHIERGHLWRGLVERGLRRCLFGVESGVTSILERFNKETTGTQNALAIRTLTALGVPPRFTYITFDQLMTLDELQQTYAFQGRTDLLLRPQRDLGVEEIVDGVRDEDWVAERTTGRPFYTGISYMLVSMECLIGAAYTRKAEAAGLTGDVDPALGRVQARFADWRIGVASHWAQLWIDRNFALDYTLKSLEKVLDSRPYALVREARRTIKAVGYRLLGAMIDAATHTDTLPDRADELNNRCAALAERLLAELRAELDTALARVSDSLPGRHRDLLQREHDRWADSTTWRLINATDPCGT, translated from the coding sequence ATGCGCGATCTGCGCCTGTCCCCACGTGATCGGCTCGTCCACGCCGTCGCGCACGTCACCGACACCATGCCCGCGGTCGACAGCCCCCTGTGGTCAGCGCCGCTGGCGCAATCGGACCGCGTCCAGGCCGCGCTCCGCGACTGTGTGAACGGGCGAATGGTGGTAGTGACCGGAACCCTGGATCGGCGGCTGGTGCTGATCGAACACGAGTTTGGCGGCGGCTTGGCCGGCGGCTGGACCGTTGCCGACCTTTCCGGGCAGCCGCACCGTACCCGCGAATGGCCGACCTGGGTGGGCGACTACATCACGATCAGCGACCCGGACAGCTGGCTCTCGGCTGCGGAGATCACCCTAGAAGGTCGACATCGGCTGCTGCGGCCACGGCTGCTGCTGGCCTCGCTGTACCACCCGGAGAACTTCCCGCTGCCGCGCTTTCCGTTGGCTATCTCCGATCTCGCACGGGCAGCCCGCGCCACGCTGCTTGGCCACGTCGAGCTGATGGACATGCAGCTCGGCGTATCCCTGGAGGACATCCTCGCCCGCATCGGAACCGGCGAGACCGACATCGTGGGGATCTCGGCGACCTTCGGCCAGCACGACCTGATGACCCGCCTGCTGGACGAGATCACCAGTGCGGAGCGACCGCCTCTGGTGGTGGCGGGCGGCAGCCTCACCGTCCGCAACGAGCGCATCCTGCTGGAGCGCTACCCGAACCTGATCATCGGCCGCGGTGCGGGGGAGCCCACCATCGCCGACGTGCTCTCGCACTGGCACGACGACATCGCGGTGCAGCACATCCGCGGCGCGGGCTACGCCGGTGCAGCCCGCGGCGAGGGCACGCTGTCCATCGGGCCACGGCGGCGCAGCGCCGTCGTGGCGAACCGGCTGCAAACCGACATGTGGCCCGAGCTGGACCTGCTGGACCGCACCTTCGTCCACAACGGAGTCGCCCAACTGGAAACGAGCCGGGGCTGCACCAACTACTGCTCGTTCTGCCCCCGTGACCACAAAGGACAGTGGGCAGGCACGGCACCGGAAGCTCTCCCGTGGATTCTGACCGAGATCGGCGCGATCGCCGACCAGCACCCGCACGTCAGCCGGACCCTGTACCTGGTGGACGAGGAGTTCATCGGCCGCGGCCCGGCCGCGGTATCGCGCACCCTCGCGGTCGCCGACACCCTCCACGAGGCCGGATTCCAGTGGGAGACCTCCTGCCGGGTCGACCAGGCCGTGCGGCTGGACCACGACCGGGCCTGGCACATCGAACGCGGCCACCTGTGGCGCGGCCTGGTCGAGCGCGGGCTGCGGCGTTGCCTGTTCGGCGTCGAATCCGGCGTGACCTCGATCCTGGAGCGGTTCAACAAGGAGACCACCGGCACCCAGAACGCGCTGGCCATCCGCACCCTCACCGCGCTCGGGGTGCCGCCCCGGTTCACCTACATCACCTTCGACCAGCTCATGACCCTCGACGAGCTCCAGCAGACCTACGCCTTCCAGGGCCGCACCGATCTGCTGCTGCGCCCGCAGCGCGATCTGGGCGTGGAGGAGATCGTCGACGGGGTCCGGGACGAGGACTGGGTGGCCGAGCGCACCACCGGCCGCCCGTTCTACACCGGCATCAGCTACATGCTCGTGTCGATGGAATGCTTGATCGGCGCCGCCTACACCCGCAAGGCCGAAGCCGCTGGCCTCACCGGGGATGTCGACCCGGCGTTGGGCCGGGTCCAGGCCCGGTTCGCCGACTGGCGCATCGGCGTGGCCTCGCACTGGGCGCAGCTGTGGATCGACCGCAACTTCGCCCTGGACTACACCCTCAAAAGCCTGGAGAAGGTCCTCGACAGCCGACCATACGCCCTGGTCCGCGAGGCGCGCCGCACCATCAAGGCCGTCGGCTACCGGCTGCTCGGCGCCATGATCGACGCCGCAACCCACACCGACACCCTCCCGGACCGGGCCGACGAGCTGAACAACCGGTGCGCGGCGCTGGCCGAGCGGCTCCTCGCCGAGCTGCGCGCCGAGCTCGACACCGCCCTGGCACGGGTGAGCGACAGCCTGCCCGGCAGGCACCGGGATCTACTGCAGCGCGAACATGACCGGTGGGCGGACTCCACGACCTGGCGGTTGATCAACGCCACCGACCCCTGCGGAACCTGA